A region of the Geomonas subterranea genome:
CGGAATATCCGATGGGATTCAAGCCGTTTGTGCGGCGCCGGGATCGTCGTCTACCGCTTATTTGCCGTTGCTGGCGACTTTAATTTTTCGATTTGAATATATTGGTATCGCTATTGCTGTAGGTGTGACGGCTCTCTTTAAAACCGGTTGTAGCAGCACGCTGCATCCCGCACCCCTGCACTCCCCCAAGCGCAGGAAGGACGGGTGAAGGAACTGCAATGCAGGTTCATAATCCAAATGTCAAAAAGGAACCACTCATGAAGAGAACGAAAAAGACAAGTTCGCTTCTGACGGTCACAGCGGCAGTCGCCGGGGTTGCCATGGGCGCAAGCATCGCCATGGCAGCGCACCCGCCGATCCAGCTGTACACCTACGAAGAAGTGGCCCAACAGATGGGCTTCCCGAAAGCCCCGGTCATGGTCGACAGGGTAACCAAGCAGGGGATGCCGTACTCCCCGAAGCAGACCTGCTTCGGCGACCAGGGCACCACCGCCTGCCACGGTAACGCCGCCGCCGGCAACTCGAAGCTCGCGAAGAGCTACGACGACCTCTCCAAGCACGCCTACCACGCAGCCCTCGGTTTCAACGAGTGGATGGACAACTCCAAGGGGGGGCTTTTCGTCAGTACCGGCGATGCCGACCTCCTGCCCAAGGGCACCCAGACCGGCCTCGCCGCCAACAAGCCGTGGGTACAGTCACACGGCCACAACGGCAAGTGGTGACCGCCTTCTCTCCGCCAGGTGGCGGATTATCAGCTGAACGGTCAGGGCCAGTACATCAACTACATGCAGCCGGGCGTCGACGGCTTCCAGAACTTCCTTAAAGGGGGCAATGACGCCAACGGCAACCCGTATCCGAAAGTCGAGATGTCCCTTTGGGACCAGGCGACCATGTGCGGTACCTGCCACGTGGGTGGCGTCTTCTACGAAGAGGACAGGATGGGCACCCGCCTGCCGGCCAGGACCCTCGCCGACTGGGGCCCGGCCTTCACGGGCGCGGCACCGAACCTCAACCCGATCACCGCGACCGTGTGGGAGAACTACTCCACCACCGGTAAGGACAAGTCCTTCGTCGCCATGTCCCCCTGGGTCTACCCGGTCTACATGGGGATGGGCGGCGCTCCCGACCCGAACCTT
Encoded here:
- a CDS encoding cytochrome C, which codes for MKRTKKTSSLLTVTAAVAGVAMGASIAMAAHPPIQLYTYEEVAQQMGFPKAPVMVDRVTKQGMPYSPKQTCFGDQGTTACHGNAAAGNSKLAKSYDDLSKHAYHAALGFNEWMDNSKGGLFVSTGDADLLPKGTQTGLAANKPWVQSHGHNGKW